TGCCGGATTACCCCCTACGTCACTGTTGAATTTTTCTTTATATTTTCAAAGTTGTCAGGAGTCAAAGGTTGAAATTGTGGGCTCTCAGCAGTATGCTTGGTGGTTTTGCCGGTTTCATCATATGTATTGTCACTTAATATATCGACAATATTTCCTTTTTTAGTAATATCGTCCCTCAACTGATGCTGAAAAAACCGCTCAATAATTTCTCCCAAAACATAACCGAATACTGCAAACAAAACCATCGAAACAGTGGTACGGTATAAAATCGTAGATAATCGTCCATCATTTATAATACCGATGAGTAAAGTCAAACTGCTGGTGATCAATGATAATAAAAAACTTAGGCGTAGTTTAAACATCATGCCAATCCCTCTTATCCCTCTTATCCCTCTTATCCCTCTTTTGGATGCTAAAATTATTGGGATGCTAATTTTAAAACTCTTTTTCACCTTTATCTATCGTCTTTACCCGAAATATTCCATTATCCAGTTTTAATTCAACCGTACGTCCATAGTTGCCGCCGGTATCTTCAGCCAGCAGCCGGATTTCCATTTTTTTTAAAATCATGCGCACAGCTTCTGCATTTCGTTCCCCAACCCGCATAATATCAGTTGCATTCGCAAAAGTAAACATTTGAGCTCCGCCGGCAATTTTTGCGACAATTCTAGACTTTACACCACCTAGTTTTATGATTTCATCAAACATAAAAGGTAAAGCCGTATCTGCAAATTTGGCGGGATTCTCATTTGAGCGGGCCTGAGTACTATCAGGAAGCATAATATGAGCTAACCCCCCAACTTTTGTACTCGGATCATAAAGCGCTATTCCGACGCACGATCCCAGTCCATAACTAATTAAACTGGACGGACTGTGCCCGACTTTGTAATCCGCCATTCCCACCTTGATAAGTTCTTCCATTAGTCCTTCACCCCGATTGCCGCCATAATTATTGCTAAAGAACCGGGGTCGGGAATAAGGAAGAAATGACCTTTTACGCCATCAAACTCAGTGGTAAACTCAGTTTCAATGACTAAAGCGTGATCACCCATTTGGCCTAGTTGGATAAGAATTACACTTAAAATTGCTCCGGCCATGTCAATTGCTAAAGCAGGAATAGACGGCAGCAAAGTAAGTTTTGTAAAATGAGATAGTGCATTTAAATAGGCACCTGCCAGAATATTGCCAATTTCCATTAAAGCTGATTCATCCATGGAATTAAGCAGCTGCGTATCACCGTGGTTACGTCCCATAAGCATGTCTACTAAATAAAAAGCACTGTCCCGCGGCAACAGAAATAAAATGCTTCCGGGAGCAGGACCAAAAACTCGCAAATAAACTCCGGCGACCATGGCGTCTGGTCCCCCCACTACGTCGGGAACATCTCCAAGCGGCAGAATGGATACCTGGGGAACAGTCATGTCAATTTTTCGGTTGATGATTTGTGATAATGCCGTAGCAGCATTACCTGCGCCCACGTTGCCAATTTCCCGTAAAGCATCTAACTGTAGAGCCGATAGTTTCAATATATCTTCTGACAAAATATCCACTCCTCCAGTGTCAAGCTGCCTAAGCTTAGCCAGCCTTAACGGTATCCGCCCCAATCCCAATCCCGATGATAGCTTCTACGTTTAATAAAATTAATAAGCGATTTTCAGCTTTCCCTACGCCGGTAAGATAATCAGCTGCAATCCCGCCAACTACAGTTTGGGGAGGTTCGATATGATCGCTGTCCACCGCAGCAACCTCGGAGACAGCGTCAACTATCATACCTACTGTGATATCTTCGACTTTTACAATGATAATCCTAGTGTCATCGGTATAGTCTTGAGGTGGCAGACTTAGTCTTTTCTTCAGATCAATAACGGGCAATACACTACCGCGTAAATTCATTACCCCTTTAATATATTCAGGGGTATGGGGTACCCGGGTAATGTCCGTCATTCGTTTAATCTCCTGTACTTGAAGAATGCCGATCCCGTATTCTTCCCGGCCAAGCTTAAAAACAACCAGTTGTATTTCGTTGCTGGAAAAATTCTTCTCTGACATTTACGCCGTCCTCCTCATTACTGCTTTAGTGACCCAACATCAAGAATCAATGCTACCTGTCCATTACCCAGGATAGTGGCTCCAGCTATTACTTTAATTCCAGCTAATAGCTTACCGAGTGACTTGATCACGATTTCTTGTTGACCAATCAGGGTATCAACGATAATCCCCGCACGGCTTTCTCCCATATGTACGATAACCACGAATAATTCTTCTTGATTGTTCAAACAAGCCGCAGGAACATCCAAGACAGTCGATAGTCGGACAATCGGGATAATCTGCCCTCGTAATAAGATAACTTCTTGATTTTGAATGGTTTTTATATCATCAGGCGTAATATTAATAGTACTGTCGATAGAACCTAACGGAATTGCATATATTTCTTCGCCCACTTTTACGAGTAAAGCTTGAATAATTGCCAAAGTCAAAGGTAAACGAATCTTAAATTTACTTCCCCCGTTAATTTTAGTTTCAACGTCTACCATACCGCCCAGTGATTCAATTTTAGTTTTAACCGCATCCATACCAACACCACGGCCGGAAACGTCCGTTACTGTGTCAGCGGTTGAAAATCCTGGCATAAAAATTAAGCGAACGGCTTCGGATTGATCCATCTTTTCCGCTTCGACAGCAGTAATTAATCCTTTCTCTAAAGCTTTTTGTTTGATAACCTCATGATTAATACCTTTTCCATCATCTTCCACCATTATGATGACATTGTTTCCTTCATGATGGGCAATCAAACGAATTTCGCCAAGGGGATTCTTGCCCTTGGCTTGTCTTTCATTTGGTTGCTCAATTCCGTGGTCAATGGAATTTCTCAGCAAATGTACCAAAGGATCGCCGATTTCATCAATTACCGTACGGTCCAGTTCAGTCTCTTCCCCTTGGATAATAAGATTTACCTCTTTATTTAATTCACGGGACAAATCCCGCACCATCCGGGGGAAGCGATTAAATACCTGTCCCACGGGAACCATTCGGACTTTCATCACAACAGCCTGCAAATCAGTAGTAACTCGATCCATCTGCTCAATTGTTTCCACCAAATCAGTCAGCCGGTGGGTAATCCCAATTTGTTCCAATCTGGTTTTGTTAATAACCAATTCACCGACAAGATTTAACAGGGAATCTAATTTATCAATATCTACACGCACAGACTGACCGCTTTTAAGTTTTTTATCAGCAGTAGTATTATTTGCCTCACCTGTAGATTTCTGGGAATTGTCAACAGATTCCCGGATGGTTTTTTTGGGATCTAAAGCAGCAGGATTCTCACGTTTATTATTGGCTGCAACTGGAAAACTTTCAGTCACTGCAATTGGCAATACAGTGACTTTTTCAATTTCCGAAATTGAAGTAAGAGCATCTTCAATTCTCTCGGGTTCAATCCCGGTTACTATCACTGCCTGAAAACTGAGGTCAAAGTTTTCTTTTTCCAGATCCTCTACTGACGGAATGCTCTTAATAATTTCGCCAAATTCATCCAAAGCGCTCATCACCATATACGCCCGGGCGGATTTAAGTAAACATCCTTCTCTTAAATTTATGTTTACTTCGTAAGTCTGCATACCTTGATCTTTAGCCGACTTTACTACATGAATTTCTGTATCGGTAAGCTGAACCGCTACTTCCGTACCGGTTTCCTTTACCAAACATACGGTAGTGTCAGTTGCCGCCGCAAGTTTCGCGGGCTGGTTTTCTCCTTTGGCGATTGCATGCAATCTAGCAACTAACGGCTTAATGTCAAACGATGTATCACCGTTTGTAGCAACTGCCTCAATCAACTGTTCTAAAGTATCAACGCATTTGAACAGGGTGTCAATTACATCATTATCAGCTTTTAACACTGCTTTACGCAGCAAGTCCAGTACATTCTCCATCTCATGTGTCAGTTCAGCGATAGTAGTAAATCCCATGGTCGCTG
This window of the Methylomusa anaerophila genome carries:
- a CDS encoding chemotaxis protein CheD, with amino-acid sequence MEELIKVGMADYKVGHSPSSLISYGLGSCVGIALYDPSTKVGGLAHIMLPDSTQARSNENPAKFADTALPFMFDEIIKLGGVKSRIVAKIAGGAQMFTFANATDIMRVGERNAEAVRMILKKMEIRLLAEDTGGNYGRTVELKLDNGIFRVKTIDKGEKEF
- a CDS encoding chemotaxis protein CheC, with amino-acid sequence MSEDILKLSALQLDALREIGNVGAGNAATALSQIINRKIDMTVPQVSILPLGDVPDVVGGPDAMVAGVYLRVFGPAPGSILFLLPRDSAFYLVDMLMGRNHGDTQLLNSMDESALMEIGNILAGAYLNALSHFTKLTLLPSIPALAIDMAGAILSVILIQLGQMGDHALVIETEFTTEFDGVKGHFFLIPDPGSLAIIMAAIGVKD
- a CDS encoding chemotaxis protein CheW; the protein is MSEKNFSSNEIQLVVFKLGREEYGIGILQVQEIKRMTDITRVPHTPEYIKGVMNLRGSVLPVIDLKKRLSLPPQDYTDDTRIIIVKVEDITVGMIVDAVSEVAAVDSDHIEPPQTVVGGIAADYLTGVGKAENRLLILLNVEAIIGIGIGADTVKAG
- a CDS encoding chemotaxis protein CheA translates to MDVNQYLAMFLEESREHLQALNTCLLDLENDPNNLSVLDEIFRSAHTIKGMSATMGFTTIAELTHEMENVLDLLRKAVLKADNDVIDTLFKCVDTLEQLIEAVATNGDTSFDIKPLVARLHAIAKGENQPAKLAAATDTTVCLVKETGTEVAVQLTDTEIHVVKSAKDQGMQTYEVNINLREGCLLKSARAYMVMSALDEFGEIIKSIPSVEDLEKENFDLSFQAVIVTGIEPERIEDALTSISEIEKVTVLPIAVTESFPVAANNKRENPAALDPKKTIRESVDNSQKSTGEANNTTADKKLKSGQSVRVDIDKLDSLLNLVGELVINKTRLEQIGITHRLTDLVETIEQMDRVTTDLQAVVMKVRMVPVGQVFNRFPRMVRDLSRELNKEVNLIIQGEETELDRTVIDEIGDPLVHLLRNSIDHGIEQPNERQAKGKNPLGEIRLIAHHEGNNVIIMVEDDGKGINHEVIKQKALEKGLITAVEAEKMDQSEAVRLIFMPGFSTADTVTDVSGRGVGMDAVKTKIESLGGMVDVETKINGGSKFKIRLPLTLAIIQALLVKVGEEIYAIPLGSIDSTINITPDDIKTIQNQEVILLRGQIIPIVRLSTVLDVPAACLNNQEELFVVIVHMGESRAGIIVDTLIGQQEIVIKSLGKLLAGIKVIAGATILGNGQVALILDVGSLKQ